Proteins encoded together in one Venturia canescens isolate UGA chromosome 10, ASM1945775v1, whole genome shotgun sequence window:
- the mask gene encoding ankyrin repeat domain-containing protein 17 isoform X1 — protein MQNVGQVSTSDSQKNDKTTSVGGSGSGSGGGGVGGGGTSSSSSSLGREVGKTSSSTTTTQSTNSSSTKSETETFSETQPRFMTDSSESEEDSISEVECFAIDQAELDEDNQPETSKFLLTPEDPERSVDPETQARLEALLEAAGIGKLSSGDGKHLADHEVLRRLTSSVSCALDEAAAALTRMRSDNPRIQNDKRSLVEACTDGDVGTVKKLLTEGRSVHETTEEGESILSLACSAGYYELAQVLLAMSANVEDRGIKGDCTPLMEAASAGHVDIVSLLIAHGADVNAQSTSGNTPLMYGCAGGHEEVVKVLLEAGANVEDHNENGHTPLMEAASAGHVPVAKILLEHGAGINTHSNEFKESALTLACYKGHLDMVRFLLEAGADQEHKTDEMHTALMEASMDGHVEVARLLLDSGAQVNMPTDSFESPLTLAACGGHVDLAMLLIERGANIEEVNDEGYTPLMEAAREGHEEMVALLLSQGANINAQTEETQETALTLACCGGFLEVADFLIKAGADIELGASTPLMEAAQEGHLDLVRYLLESSADVHAQTQTGDTALTYACENGHTDVADLLLQYGADLEHESEGGRTPLMKACRAGHLCTVQFLISKLASLNRNTTNNDHTPLSLACAGGHLSVVELLLAQSADPFHKLKDNSTMLIEAAKGGHTSVVQLLLDYPHSIMMNNPHNAAPAPMLMPQQQQQQQQQQQQQQQQPQPSSQQQLPPAATSQQIQQQASTAQLPSNQQNTTNQQQSSPSQQQQQQQQHQQQHQQQQQQQQASEQQNQPQNLQPKYNTQKSLLRKNRSVTMMPDTSLTSAEAQQVRTQPAGETANTNNTNKECATNILDKGSGNFSGLSEANISLGPVNIAVNVANANAASAVGPSTNANNDNSRTNMPFEQMVRKQHIIEEIERVERELLIKSAADHLFLGPSATSGNVIVGQQQQQQPADAVETAESLLPGLLNIDLPAQIAGLVCGSVGTSGSLLDQEAQTAISAYTAGYYMTKRLVLQESLRRAEKEIRPGAPSTLNDNFPIVGNVVAAAAASASSTGVGATNFPSTPPPPLFLPPISSNAGGVATTGNFTTANSASVTTGTIPIVTSNAAVPAPSSPIITGSPTSLGTTGIAPVTTSGNVPSPNVVASAGALSQPITASSDVSQNTAISDRPKAKPVSKKEGKIVRKAAAAAAAAAASGMLTGKIQQQEQQVTLMAGLQQQYQQKQREHTYQVQQVHQLQQLNQQLQLQLDQVQVQQQQQQSPPHQHFQHQATQEQDQEVIEELEENGQPVAAGGFGRYGILKPIQLMECLRPSRGQHGQLGQESPDQAVVLGNPEQELLNRCIGQTECPIWKAIMKNDKNMFELQDGTQVPLETVADIFEALHFDDVPDGPDGQESLYLKKLELMYSDDQQQIPQQQQQQLQIQQPQQQVQAPSQQIQQPQQQQQQQQQQQQQQQQQQQHQQQQQQQVQVQQVQQQGQQQQQQQQQQQQQQQQVQRQKHHWSLRQKSEQEKSVRAKVVAELLADPACAKLVMNGFTRSRRLMQKKGMEVAAAAAAALHRTRPRPAWFEQQKQQQQASLQQQSQPQQPQQQQQPQQQQQQQQQQQQLQQKQLVQPIGGGGGSGIPGQCMSANQVQVATQTQAPSVVAAAAAAAAAAAAGGPTITENEKQVYTVPAAAAAAAGGKGKKARYPLLSQQQTCQQQQQQQQTNVNHQVQPIQQQQQQLQQQQQQLQPQQAQQTSQQQQLPVANFAGQNYQLDPTSVAGQYTTGVAAPVAGGGVAAAPSASYTGANQVPLAPFSCMDVDSETDSNHDTALTLACAGGHEELVEFLLSRGADIEHRDKKGFTPLILAATAGHQKVVEILLNHGADIEAQSERTKDTPLSLACSGGRFEVVELLLNRGANKEHRNVSDYTPLSLAASGGYVNIIKLLLSHGAEINSRTGSKLGISPLMLAAMNGHTAAVKLLLDMGSDINAQIETNRNTALTLACFQGRHEVVSLLLDRKANVEHRAKTGLTPLMEAASGGYVEVGRVLLTKGADVNATPVPSSRDTALTIAADKGHCRFVELLLSRGTQVEVKNKKGNSPLWLAANGGHLSVVELLYYANADIDSQDNRKVSCLMAAFRKGHIKVVKWMVNHVTQFPSDQEMTRYIATVNDKELLEKCSECVKIIRAAKDTQAARANKNASILLEELDMEKTREESRKAAAARRRERKKKKKLERKEEKRKLFEENKKNETIYEDKEENGKKSDDDDADREDDSDHEGGGGGGGANANPTCSSSGNAAASNVETCERLGNAPSPVNRSPEDPDKEEGDSGFDANSQGSCSSNDVKARERKKDKKKKKNNAGPGNNINNNNNDKDTSPHRSTKSSIPSTNSSSNVGGQNTVTPTKSQTSNADKRTQAAAAASASSNVATSSTTAAPSSVSSTRAATAAAVNSSERKLKGQLVFESSRHPADREDFEATGNETYISGKGKKSNANQQYDDSVGGNVKTNNSTSPKQGGKREEGWKEVVRKGQSDDSGRFMNSPFRSKKVSVPPNAISRVIGRGGSNINAIRGATGAHIEVEKQSKSQGERIITIKGSTDATKQAHTLIAALIKDPDVDILQMLQKAKPTVVTCSSWDKTTIPLSSIATKSRTATSAVAGASSKTSSAASSVTGSQSNKSGSNVNGGATGNSSSSSVGYNSGPTPVAQLMPLRSSSSIKLAGAFPAPMSRTTAPRLVAAAEKRAQSLAAAQMSSSTNTKTTMSYTSAIMTAGRGTKVVTSVTNRSSFAAKLTEITASNHPTSTVMQTNSNQGCKLMKASQSVTVMSSTAPATPQQTSGQQSNLSTSMGGTGAGAGGAGASVVPGGSSCSSSSSSSSSSSSSSSSSAASAPASSTSALSGGTSSSFGSSSMTGLTSVSSTISSSVIVGVTRTSPKHCRPLPTLSAPPILHYNNAGKTLYSSGGSTTTNLQSANHPNVLSNGPDNTNMVVTSSNSVRVTPSPPAISSQNSIHNHPNILNQQQNQPSYHPHHQSQQQPQQQQKQQTSQQLQQQQIMQSSQQQPPQQLSTNAQTQSQSQQQMRSSTPVAPTIVEHQQAQQQPTNTPLEYSLFNDTFSKVTQQSMWGGRENESQKGMNFATVAGGGINVNSSSNNSANKFIDSAPPQVDASKAPGYRGATAMCSPVSSKAQSSGSGGGASGGVNPIGSGVSPSGIHSNNPMQQGQFQSSVNYNEHQQQHQTNKAPGSLAVARPVMSQQNIELSQYNRQVYQSEIGSRGGSGGGSSTHQHQQQQQQQQQQQHVMQQQQGSNSQASSIDVNLFKSSNSGFEHQNVNSSLLRMVPSDAQAAAHPMMPFHPHMQSFAQTMGGQSSTVNTTVSMSRLNPRAPDFSSTLHLNNKAQVTMLNTPTGIHPNMFANVPGGVPPSATAIQQSNNLAMLGAANFPMGKYQQGGGALPPPPPPPGASRVATNLASSNGGQTRWPFVPPPNNCPPPPHQDPMMGQISFPNHLGSIAGQSGNIDLITSLENGGSPAMSPSSPAQVVAQEISQIKIEDRKVPRPIGTERAWKNYATSMGPGGDADSINWMLNNEKLVNSWANIAQPGMDRHQMFRPNTSYNRMSNIDAELHQMMESTYQGHLDNQQQAFPNGSAAAAAAAAAAAGLSLIPGLALLPGQFSTPGLPEIPHNENPKMEPPSWGMSDPTQEKQHPGWNKWSH, from the exons atgcagaatgTAGGACAAGTGAGCACCTCGGATAGCCAGAAGAACGATAAAACAACTAGTGTTGGTGGTAGTGGTAGTGGTAGTGGCGGTGGTGGTGTAGGTGGTGGTGGtacgtcgtcctcgtcgtcgtcgttgggACGGGAAGTTGGTAAAACGTCGTCGTCGACAACTACAACACAGTCGACCAATTCAAGCTCCACTAAGTCTGAGACCGAGACATTTTCGGAAACGCAACCACGCTTTATGACAGACTCGTCGGAGAGCGAGGAGGACAGCATATCAGAg GTGGAGTGCTTTGCCATAGATCAGGCCGAATTGGACGAAGATAATCAACCGGAAACTTCAAAGTTTCTGTTGACGCCGGAAGACCCGGAACGTTCGGTGGATCCAGAAACTCAAGCGCGCCTCGAGGCTCTCCTCGAGGCAGCAGGTATTGGTAAATTATCATCCGGGGATGGAAAACATCTGGCGGATCACGAAGTTCTCAGACGTTTAACGTCTAGTGTATCTTGTGCATTGGACGAAGCCGCAGCGGCTCTCACTCGCATGAGAAGCGACAATCCACGAATACAGAACGACAAGAGATCCCTCGTCGAGGCTTGTACAGACGGGGACGTTGGTACTGTTAAAAAACTCCTCACTGAGGGACGTAGCGTTCACGAAACAACGGAGGAGGGTGAGAGTATTCTCTCGCTCGCTTGTTCTGCAGGATATTACGAACTTGCGCAG GTATTGTTGGCGATGAGCGCAAACGTGGAAGATCGCGGCATCAAAGGGGATTGCACCCCTTTGATGGAGGCAGCAAGCGCCGGTCACGTCGACATTGTCAGTTTACTTATTGCTCATGGGGCTGATGTCAACGCCCAATCGACCTCTG GCAACACGCCTCTGATGTATGGTTGCGCGGGCGGCCATGAGGAAGTCGTTAAAGTATTGCTCGAAGCTGGCGCCAATGTCGAAGATCACAATGAGAATGGTCACACACCGCTCATGGAAGCCGCGAGCGCGGGTCACGTGCCCGTTGCTAAAATCTTACTCGAACACGGGGCTGGCATCAACACCCATTCGAACGAATTCAAAGAGTCCGCTCTTACTTTGGCGTGTTACAAGGGTCATCTGGATATGGTTCGATTTCTGCTCGAAGCTGGCGCCGATCAG GAACACAAAACCGACGAGATGCACACCGCACTTATGGAGGCTTCGATGGACGGTCACGTGGAAGTGGCGCGTTTGCTCCTGGATTCCGGTGCTCAGGTGAACATGCCAACGGACAGTTTCGAGTCGCCTTTGACTTTAGCAGCTTGCGGTGGTCACGTTGATCTCGCGATGCTGTTAATCGAAAGAGGCGCCAATATTGAGGAGGTCAACGATGAAGGTTACACGCCGTTGATGGAGGCAGCACGGGAAGGTCACGAGGAAATGGTTGCTCTTCTCCTCAGTCAGG GCGCGAACATCAACGCCCAGACGGAAGAGACTCAAGAAACCGCCCTGACGTTGGCTTGTTGCGGTGGTTTTCTCGAAGTTGctgattttctaataaaagCCGGGGCTGACATCGAATTAGGAGCGTCAACGCCGCTTATGGAAGCAGCCCAAGAAGGACATTTAGATCTGGTGCGTTATCTCCTCGAGTCTTCGGCGGACGTTCACGCTCAGACCCAAACAGGCGACACGGCGTTAACGTATGCTTGCGAAAACGGTCACACCGACGTGGCGGATCTTCTTCTGCAGTATGGAGCGGATCTG gagCACGAATCTGAGGGAGGCCGAACACCATTGATGAAAGCGTGCAGAGCAGGTCATTTGTGTACGGTACAGTTTCTCATATCGAAATTGGCGAGTTTGAATAGAAATACGACGAACAACGATCATACACCATTGTCGCTTGCCTGTGCCGGTGGACATTTGTCCGTCGTTGAGTTACTGTTGGCCCAATCGGCCGATCCATTCCATAAGTTAAAGGACAATTCTACTATGCTTATCGAGGCTGCTAAGGGTGGTCATACAAGTGTGGTACAGTTGCTGTTGGATTATCCACATAGCATTATGATGAACAACCCCCACAACGCTGCCCCAGCACCGATGTTAATGCctcagcagcaacagcaacaacaacaacaacagcaacagcagcagcagcagcctcAACCGTCCTCTCAACAACAATTGCCCCCAGCTGCAACCTCTCAGCAAATTCAGCAACAGGCTTCGACCGCTCAACTACCATCGAATCAACAAAATACAACTAATCAACAGCAATCCTCACCGAgtcaacagcagcaacaacagcaacaacaccAACAGCAGCaccaacaacagcagcaacagcaacaagcTAGCGAACAACAAAATCAGCCACAAAATTTGCAACCAAAGTATAACACGCAAAAATCGTTGTTAAGGAAAAATCGATCTGTCACGATGATGCCTGACACGAGTCTCACTTCCGCCGAAGCGCAGCAAGTCAGAACTCAACCTGCAGGCGAAACTGCGAATACTAATAATACCAATAAGGAATGTGCTACCAATATTCTCGACAAAGGCAGCGGCAATTTCTCCGGTCTGTCCGAAGCCAACATCAGTCTTGGACCTGTCAACATTGCTGTCAATGTTGCCAATGCTAACGCCGCTTCAGCTGTTGGCCCTTCTACCAACGCCAACAATGATAATTCACGCACGAATATGCCCTTCGAACAGATGGTTAGGAAACAGCATATTATCGAAGAAATCGAG AGGGTAGAACGAGAGTTGCTGATTAAAAGTGCGGCGGATCATTTGTTTCTTGGTCCATCCGCGACTTCCGGGAACGTTATTGTTggacaacagcagcaacaacaaccaGCGGACGCTGTAGAAACGGCCGAATCACTGTTGCCGGGTTTACTCAACATCGATTTGCCTGCTCAAATTGCCG GTCTCGTTTGCGGCTCAGTGGGAACTTCCGGGAGTCTTTTGGACCAAGAGGCTCAAACAGCAATATCGGCTTACACCGCGGGTTATTACATGACGAAAAGGCTTGTTTTGCAAGAGAGTTTGCGACGAgctgaaaaagaaattcgtcCCGGTGCCCCCTCGACGCTAAACGATAATTTTCCAATAGTTGGAAACGTCGTTGCAGCCGCGGCCGCTTCAGCCTCGTCAACGGGTGTCGGAGCAACTAATTTTCCGAGCACACCACCACCGCCGTTATTTTTGCCACCGATATCGAGCAACGCTGGAGGTGTCGCGACAACAGGCAATTTTACAACAGCGAATAGCGCCTCGGTAACTACTGGAACAATCCCGATTGTAACGAGCAATGCTGCTGTACCAGCACCGAGTTCACCGATTATAACCGGCTCACCCACGAGCCTTGGAACCACCGGTATTGCCCCGGTCACCACTTCTGGTAACGTTCCATCGCCCAACGTCGTAGCTTCTGCCGGCGCTCTTTCTCAACCAATCACGGCGAGCAGCGACGTCAGCCAAAATACAGCTATAAGCGATCGACCAAAAGCAAAACCGGTCTCAAAGAAAGAAGGGAAAATCGTGAGAAAAGCCGCTGCTGCGGCTGCTGCCGCTGCGGCCTCCGGTATGCTCACTGGAAAAATACAACAACAAGAACAACAAGTTACCCTTATGGCTGGATTGCAACAACAGTATCAGCAGAAACAACGAGAACATACCTATCAAGTTCAACAAGTACATCAACTTCAACAATTGAATCAACAGCTTCAATTGCAGCTTGATCAAGTTCAG gtgcaacaacaacagcagcaatcTCCACCGCATCAACACTTTCAGCATCAAGCGACCCAGGAACAAGACCAAGAAGTTATTGAAGAATTAGAAGAAAACGGTCAACCTGTAGCCGCTGGCGGGTTCGGACGTTACGGCATTCTCAAGCCTATACAACTTATGGAATGTCTTCGTCCTTCCCGAGGTCAACATGGTCAACTTGGCCAG GAGAGCCCTGATCAGGCCGTAGTTCTCGGAAACCCGGAGCAAGAGCTGCTCAATAGATGTATCGGACAAACGGAATGTCCGATCTGGAAGGcaattatgaaaaatgataaaaacatGTTCGAGCTGCAGGACGGTACGCAAGTTCCCCTCGAGACCGTTGCCGACATTTTCGAAGCGCTTCACTTCGATGATGTTCCCGATG gACCAGATGGTCAGGAGAGTCTATACCTTAAAAAGTTAGAGCTGATGTACAGCGACGATCAGCAACAAATTCctcaacagcagcagcagcaactgCAAATCCAACAACCACAACAGCAGGTGCAAGCGCCATCACAACAAATTCAACAAccacaacagcagcagcaacaacaacaacaacagcaacaacaacaacaacaacaacaacagcaccaacaacaacaacagcagcaggtACAAGTCCAACAGGTTCAACAACAGggccaacaacaacaacaacagcagcagcagcagcagcaacagcaacagcaagtTCAGCGGCAAAAACATCACTGGTCTTTGCGTCAAAAGTCTGAGCAG GAGAAAAGCGTTCGCGCAAAGGTCGTAGCCGAATTACTGGCCGATCCTGCCTGTGCTAAATTGGTAATGAACGGTTTTACGAGGAGTCGACGTTTGatgcagaaaaaaggaatgGAGGTGgctgcagcagcagcagcggcgtTGCACCGTACGCGACCACGTCCTGCTTGGTTCGAGCAGCaaaaacagcagcagcaggcaTCCCTCCAGCAACAATCTCAGCCACAGCAGCctcagcaacagcagcaaccgcagcagcagcagcagcagcagcaacaacagcagcaactgCAACAAAAGCAGCTGGTTCAACCGATCGGAGGCGGTGGAGGTAGCGGAATTCCTGGCCAGTGTATGTCTGCAAATCAAGTGCAAGTGGCGACCCAAACGCAAGCACCCTCGGTCGTTGCGGCAGCGGCAGCAGCGGCCGCTGCCGCCGCAGCCGGCGGTCCAACGATCACGGAGAACGAGAAACAAGTTTACACGGTTCCAGCAGCGGCAGCAGCAGCTGCAGGAGGCAAAGGCAAAAAAGCTCGGTATCCTCTGCTCTCTCAGCAGCAAACGTgccagcagcaacaacagcagcagcaaacAAATGTGAATCATCAAGTGCAGCCTAtccaacaacaacagcaacaacttcaacaacaacagcagcaattGCAACCTCAACAGGCTCAGCAAACGAGTCAGCAGCAACAACTTCCGGTTGCTAATTTCGCTGGACAAAATTATCAACTAGATCCGACATCCGTTGCTGGGCAATATACAACCGGAGTCGCAGCTCCTGTCGCAGGCGGCGGTGTTGCAGCCGCTCCTTCCGCAAGCTATACCGGAGCTAACCAAGTACCTCTTGCTCCTTTCTCTTGCATGGATGTCGACTCCGAGACCGATAGTAATCACGATACCGCCTTGACCCTTGCCTGCGCCGGCGGTCACGAGGAactcgttgaatttttattgtcgAGAGGAGCTGATATCGAGCACCGCGACAAAAAAGGCTTCACTCCTCTGATACTCGCTGCTACAGCGGGACATCAAAAAGTCGTCGAGATACTTTTGAATCACGGGGCTGATATCGAAGCTCAGTCGGAACGTACTAAGGATACTCCGTTGTCGCTGGCATGCAGCGGAGGCAGATTCGAAGTTGTTGAACTATTGCTTAATCGAGGAGCGAACAAGGAACATCGCAATGTTTCGGATTACACGCCCTTGAGTCTCGCCGCTTCTGGCGGCTACGTAAATATAATTAAATTACTGCTGAGCCACGGTGCTGAAATAAATTCACGGACGGGATCGAAGCTTGGAATTTCGCCGCTTATGCTGGCTGCGATGAACGGACATACCGCAGCGGTTAAACTTCTCCTTGATATGGGCAGTGACATCAACGCCCAAATCGAAACAAATCGTAATACCGCATTGACTCTTGCCTGCTTCCAAGGTCGACACGAAGTCGTTAGCCTTCTTCTCGATCGTAAAGCCAACGTCGAACATCGAGCTAAAACTGGTTTAACGCCTCTCATGGAGGCCGCCAGCGGTGGATACGTCGAAGTTGGTCGCGTACTTTTGACCAAAGGAGCCGACGTTAACGCGACTCCTGTACCTTCCTCGAGGGACACCGCCCTGACGATCGCCGCGGACAAAGGTCATTGTCGCTTCGTCGAATTATTACTGTCCCGAGGAACTCAGGTCGAAGTCAAGAACAAAAAAGGCAACAGCCCTCTGTGGCTGGCAGCGAACGGCGGACATCTCAGTGTCGTCGAGTTACTATACTACGCTAACGCCGACATCGATTCCCAGGACAATCGCAAAGTCTCCTGTCTCATGGCCGCTTTTCGCAAGGGCCACATCAAGGTCGTCAAATGGATGGTTAATCACGTAACGCAATTTCCCAGCGATCAAGAAATGACGAGATACATAGCGACAGTGAACGATAAAGAATTGTTGGAGAAATGTTCCGAATGCGTGAAAATCATACGCGCCGCTAAGGACACTCAAGCTGCAAGAGCGAATAAAAATGCCTCGATATTGCTCGAGGAATTGGACATGGAAAAAACAAGAGAAGAGTCAAGAAAAGCTGCCGCCGCAAGGcgcagagaaagaaagaaaaagaagaaactcgaaaggaaagaagagaaaCGAAAGTTATTCGAAGAgaacaagaaaaatgaaacCATTTACGAAGACAAAGaggaaaatggaaagaaatCGGATGACGACGATGCTGATAGGGAGGACGACAGCGATCACGAAGGAGGTGGAGGCGGCGGTGGCGCAAATGCCAATCCAACCTGCTCAAGCTCCGGCAATGCGGCAGCTTCGAACGTCGAAACATGCGAGAGACTGGGCAACGCACCTTCTCCTGTCAACCGAAGCCCTGAGGATCCTGACAAAGAGGAAGGTGACAGTGGCTTCGATGCCAATAGCCAAGGAAGCTGTAGCAGCAACGACGTCAAAGCTCGGGAAAGGAAAAAGgacaaaaagaagaaaaagaacaacGCCGGGCCTGGGAAcaatatcaataataataataacgacaaAGATACGTCACCGCATAGATCGACTAAATCCTCCATACCATCGACTAATTCGTCATCCAACGTCGGTGGACAAAACACCGTAACACCAACCAAGTCTCAAACTTCCAACGCCGACAA acGAACCCAAGCAGCGGCAGCAGCGAGTGCGAGTAGCAACGTCGCAACCTCGAGCACCACGGCCGCACCATCGTCAGTCTCGAGCACAAGAGCGGCGACCGCAGCTGCCGTTAATTCGAGCGAACGAAAACTCAAAGGACAACTTGTTTTTGAGTCATCGAGGCATCCCGCAGATCGTGAGGATTTCGAGGCCACCGGAAACGAGACTTATATCTCGGGCAAAGGCAAAAAATCCAATGCCAATCAGCAATACGACGATTCCGTTGGTGGCAATGTCAAAACGAACAATTCAACCAGCCCGAAACAAGGCGGTAAGCGCGAGGAAGGATGGAAAGAAGTTGTACGAAA AGGACAATCGGACGATTCGGGAAGATTTATGAATTCTCCATTCCGCTCGAAGAAAGTTTCCGTTCCACCGAACGCCATAAGTCGAGTGATTGGTCGTGGTGGTAGCAACATAAATGCCATTAGAGGAGCGACCGGAGCCCACATCGAAGTGGAAAAACAGAGCAAATCCCAGGGCGAAAGAATCATAACGATCAA AGGATCGACCGACGCGACGAAACAAGCGCATACGTTAATAGCAGCTCTGATAAAAGATCCGGACGTGGATATACTTCAAATGCTACAGAAAGCGAAGCCGACGGTCGTTACATGTTCATCTTGGGACAAAACGACAATTCCATTGTCAAGCATC GCAACAAAGAGTCGAACAGCGACTTCGGCGGTGGCGGGCGCATCGTCGAAAACGTCGAGTGCAGCGAGCAGCGTGACTGGATCACAATCGAACAAATCTGGCAGCAACGTGAACGGTGGAGCAACTGGTAACAGCAGCTCGAGCAGCGTTGGTTACAATTCTGGACCAACGCCAGTCGCTCAATTAATGCCACTCCGTTCGTCATCGAGCATTAAGTTGGCAGGAGCTTTTCCAGCTCCAATGTCTCGTACAACTGCCCCGAGACTCGTCGCAGCCG CGGAGAAACGAGCGCAGTCGTTGGCCGCGGCCCAAATGTCATCCTCGACGAATACTAAGACAACAATGTCTTACACGAGCGCCATTATGACGGCGGGACGTGGAACGAAAGTGGTTACTTCCGTTACGAATCGATCCTCGTTCGCCGCCAAATTAACCGAAATCACTGCCTCGAATCATCCCACAAGCACAGTCATGCAAACAAACAGTAATCAAGGATGTAAGCTGATGAAAGCATCGCAATCTGTGACCGTAATGTCGTCCACAGCCCCGGCAACGCCACAGCAGACATCCGGACAGCAATCGAATTTGTCCACGTCGATGGGAGGAACCGGAGCCGGTGCTGGGGGAGCTGGTGCCTCGGTCGTCCCTGGTGGTTCCTCGtgctcgtcctcgtcgtcgtcctcctcatcgtcctcctcgtcgtcgtcctcgtcagCCGCATCAGCTCCAGCGTCATCGACTTCCGCTCTCTCCGGGGGGACTTCCTCGTCTTTTGGTTCCTCCTCGATGACCGGCTTGACCTCCGTCAGCTCGACCATCTCGAGCAGCGTCATTGTTGGCGTCACGAGAACATCGCCGAAACACTGCCGACCACTGCCAACGCTATCAGCACCGCCGATATTACATTATAACAACGCTGGTAAAACTTTGTACTCGTCCGGGGGATCGACCACTACCAATCTACAATCCGCTAATCACCCCAACGTCTTGTCCAACGGTCCGGACAATACCAACATGGTCGTTACCTCGAGCAATTCTGTTCGCGTTACACCCTCCCCACCCGCGATATCCTCACAAAATTCCATCCACAATCATCCTAATATTTTAAATCAACAACAGAATCAACCCTCTTACCATCCCCACCATCAATCGCAACAGCAACCCcagcaacaacaaaaacaacaaACTTCCCAGCAGCTCCAACAACAACAAATTATGCAATCTTCCCAGCAACAACCACCTCAACAATTGTCGACTAACGCTCAGACACAGTCACAGAGCCAACAACAAATGCGCAGCTCTACTCCCGTTGCACCTACGATAGTCGAACATCAACAAGCTCAACAACAACCGACCAATACACCTCTCGAATATTCGCTATTCAATGATACCTTTTCCAAAGTTACGCAACAATCTATGTGGGGAGGACGCGAAAATGAGTCTCAAAAaggcatgaattttgctacgGTTGCCGGCGGCGGAATTAACGTTAATTCATCCAGTAACAATTCCGCTAACAAATTTATCGACAGCGCACCTCCTCAG gtGGACGCTTCTAAGGCTCCGGGATACAGAGGAGCAACAGCGATGTGTTCACCGGTGTCGAGTAAAGCTCAGTCGAGTGGTTCGGGCGGTGGTGCGAGTGGCGGAGTGAATCCAATTGGGAGTGGAGTTTCACCTTCGGGAATCCACAGTAACAATCCAATGCAGCAAGGGCAATTTCAATCGTCAGTTAATTATAACGAGCATCAACAACAACACCAAACGAACAAAGCGCCAGGAAGTTTGGCGGTAGCGAGACCGGTAATGAGTCAGCAAAATATAGAGCTATCGCAGTACAATAGGCAGGTATACCAGTCCGAAATAGGCAGTAGAGGAGGATCAGGCGGAGGCTCGTCGACGCATCAACaccagcaacagcagcaacaacagcaacagcagcagcacgtGATGCAACAGCAGCAAGGTTCAAACTCGCAAGCAAGTTCGATCGATGTGAACTTGTTTAAATCGAGCAACAGCGGTTTCGAGCATCAAAATGTTAATTCGAGTTTGCTAAGAATGGTACCGAGTGACGCGCAGGCAGCAGCACATCCAATGATGCCTTTTCACCCGCACATGCAGAGCTTCGCTCAAACAATGGGCGGCCAATCGTCCACCGTCAATACAACCGTCAGTATGTCTCGTTTGAATCCGCGCGCACCTGATTTCTCGAGCACTCTCCACCTCAACAACAAAGCCCAAGTGACGATGCTTAATACACCCACGGGAATACATCCGAACATGTTTGCCAACGTCCCAGGCGGCGTTCCACCATCTGCAACCGCTATACAACAATCGAATAATCTCGCGATGCTAGGAGCTGCCAATTTTCCGATGGGAAAATACCAGCAAGGCGGAGGAGCTCTGCCACCTCCACCTCCTCCACCAGGAGCTTCGAGAGTCGCTACGAATTTAGCTTCGTCCAATGGCGGACAAACCAGATGGCCGTTTGTACCCCCGCCCAACAATTGTCCACCTCCCCCTCATCAGGATCCTATGATGGGGCAAATCAGCTTCCCCAATCACTTGGGAAGCATAGCTGGACAGTCGGGCAATATCGATCTTATAACCAGCCTTGAAAACGGTGGCTCGCCCGCGATGTCACCCTCCAGCCCTGCTCAAGTCGTTGCCCAGGAAATCAGTCAGATCAAAATTGAAGATCGCAAGGTTCCTCGTCCGATCGGGACCGAGAGAGCGTGGAAAAATTATGCCACTAGCATGGGACCCGGCGGTGATGCAGACTCCATCAACTGGATGCTGAACAATGAGAAACTCGTCAACTCTTGGGCCAACATCGCCCAACCTGGAATGGATAGACATCAAATGTTTCGACCAAACACCTCGTACAATCGAATGTCTAATATCGATGCAGAGCTTCATCAAATGATGGAATCAACTTATCAG GGACATTTGGACAATCAGCAGCAAGCATTCCCGAACGGAAGTGCAGCGGCCgcagctgctgctgctgccgcgGCCGGACTTTCCTTGATCCCGGGACTCGCTCTGTTACCCGGACAATTTAGCACTCCTGGCCTGCCCGAAATACCTCACAACGAAAACCCTAAAATGGAACCACCTTCGTGGGGAATGTCCGACCCAACCCAAGAAAAACAGCATCCG gGCTGGAATAAATGGAGCCATTAA